In a genomic window of Erigeron canadensis isolate Cc75 chromosome 5, C_canadensis_v1, whole genome shotgun sequence:
- the LOC122601949 gene encoding probable receptor-like serine/threonine-protein kinase At5g57670, producing the protein MIESVPCKLLIGISLDQEQSMELLSSAICNLARPNDTVVALHILETRKKHESKSGSSKSNNRYQMRIRKAKAFVISVMGEFANVCRAKQVKLEARVGFSSSVGKGLIDEVKNISSKYLLIASKRNKLHRVFKTQKYCLDHTPKSCSLVLIQKSDMPQDFHSTTMNVKDEKSEQCSPRNVLDLSGEYHSTEEDSSSFEGSTITESSSPSLSVDLKSRSSFRRHISSLKRISSFLLSPFEQDSSKQNLKLSIKQPPPPPLLKCFTYQELANATNNFQQDNIVGIGGYSEVYKGDLLNGQSIAVKKLARDNNDRTKEKEFLMELGILGHVKHPNTASLVGCCVENGLYLIFNYYPNGTLSSALHGKSEIRLEWPERYKIALGIAKGLHYLHTCCKHRIIHRDIKASNVLLGPDFEPQISDFGLAKWLPSKWTHHAVIPIEGTFGYLAPEYFMHGIVDEKTDVFAFGVLLLEIITGRMPVNSERQNLVLWAKPLIDAGDICELVDPDLKGEYDFNQIYRLVLTSSYCVQQSSDWRPSMTEVLEVLQLGDDSNFAKNWTIPKVAQDENEMDDYSMIFGYDVPSDISLDDI; encoded by the exons ATGATAGAATCGGTTCCTTGTAAACTACTCATTGGAATCTCATTAGATCAAGAACAAAGCATGGAACTTCTGTCATCTGCAATCTGTAATCTGGCTCGTCCTAATGACACTGTCGTTGCATTGCATATTCTTG AAACGCGGAAGAAACATGAATCCAAAAGTGGTTCTTCAAAGTCAAACAATAGGTACCAAATGCGAATTCGAAAGGCTAAAGCATTTGTTATATCTGTCATGGGGGAATTTGCCAATGTTTGCCGTGCTAAACAG GTGAAGTTGGAGGCAAGGGTTGGGTTTAGCTCTAGTGTTGGAAAAGGACTTATTGATGAAGTCAAGAACATATCGTCTAAGTATCTTCTCATTGCAAGCAAAAGAAACAAACTACACAG GGtctttaaaacacaaaaatattgCCTTGATCATACACCGAAATCATGTTCACTAGTACTGATACAGAAATCTGATATGCCACAAGATTTTCATTCTACGACAATGAACGTAAAAG ACGAAAAGAGTGAGCAGTGTTCACCTAGAAATGTCTTGGATTTATCTGGAGAGTATCATAGCACAGAAGAAGACAGTTCTAGCTTTGAAGGGTCAACAATAACAGAGTCCTCTTCACCTTCATTGAGTGTTGACTTGAAAAGCCGTTCCTCTTTTAGAAGGCATATATCATCGTTGAAGCGCATTTCATCCTTTTTACTCTCTCCCTTTGAGCAAGATTCGAGTAAGCAGAATTTGAAGCTTTCTATTAaacagccaccaccaccaccattattgAAGTGTTTCACTTACCAAGAGCTCGCGAATGCGACAAATAATTTCCAACAAG ATAACATCGTCGGGATAGGTGGCTATTCGGAGGTATACAAAGGTGATCTACTAAATGGACAATCCATTGCAGTCAAAAAGCTTGCCAGGGACAACAATGAtcgaacaaaagaaaaagagttCCTAATGGAGTTAGGCATTCTTGGACATGTTAAACATCCCAACACTGCTAGCTTAGTTGGATGCTGTGTCGAAAATGGACTATATCTCATCTTCAACTACTACCCAAATGGAACTCTCTCATCAGCATTACATG GAAAATCGGAAATCCGTCTAGAATGGCCTGAAAGATACAAAATTGCTCTTGGGATAGCTAAAGGGTTACATTATCTTCACACTTGTTGCAAACACAGAATTATACACCGTGATATTAAAGCATCAAACGTCCTACTAGGTCCAGACTTTGAACCACAG ATTTCAGACTTTGGTCTGGCAAAATGGCTTCCCAGTAAATGGACACACCATGCTGTAATTCCTATTGAAGGGACTTTCGGATACTTAGCACCAGAATACTTTATGCATGGAATTGTGGATGAAAAAACAGATGTTTTTGCTTTCGGAGTTCTTCTTTTAGAAATCATAACCGGGCGTATGCCTGTCAATTCAGAGAGGCAGAACCTTGTACTGTGG GCAAAACCACTTATTGACGCTGGAGACATTTGCGAACTAGTTGATCCTGATCTGAAAGGTGAATACGACTTCAATCAAATTTATAGATTAGTACTCACGTCTTCATATTGCGTACAACAATCTTCTGACTGGCGACCTTCCATGACTGAG GTGTTAGAAGTTCTACAATTGGGAGATGACTCAAATTTCGCAAAGAATTGGACCATACCAAAAGTTGCACAAGATGAGAATGAAATGGACGACTATTCAATGATTTTTGGCTATGATGTCCCATCTGATATAAGTTTAGATGACATttag